The genomic stretch GTCGTAGCGAAATCACCGTCGTCCTGGGCCTTCTCAAGGGCCGTAAAGAATTTCCGCAGCCATTTATTCACATACACATGTTCATACGAACCGTGCCAGACGCCGAATTTCTCCACATCATCCATCATGATCTTCAGGCCGCCGCCGGCCTCTTCTCCCATTTTTTTGATAAGCTTCACGACTTCATCTGGCGGCGCATAGGGCATTCTGTAACGCAGGCTCTCAAGGATCGGAAAAACATTGAGCTTAAACCCCTCGTGCTCAGTCGTGTAATAACCGTGCAGCTTGTCGTCCATCCATCCTGCGGCGCGGAAATGAGTGTCATCCAGAAGAGTGTATTCCATCCCGGTCATAGCCAGGGGCTTGGCCAGGTAAGCTTCCCATACCCTTTCGGGCAGCCACATGCCTCTGGGCGTGGTGCCGAAAAGTTTCTTCAGATAGAGCGAATACAGCATTATCTGCTCTCTTATATCGCTCTCTGTTATAAGGGGCAGAATGGCCTCGTAAAAAGGCCCGCCCAGCAATTCCACCTGGCCCGTTTTTATCATGCCGGACAGCAATTCTATGAATTCCGGATGATTTTCGCTGATCCATTCAAGAAGAGAGCCGCTGATGTGCACATTCATTATTATTTTAGGGAACTGCTGAAGCTCCTTAAAAAAGGGCTCGTAGGATTTTTTGTAGCAATCCTCTATGACGCTATGGTGATTCCCCACCGGCTGATGGCAGTGCACGCCGAACGCGAACAGAGAATTATTCATCGGTGTTCCCGGGCGCTTTCACATTGCCGCCTTCCAACAGCGCCGCTATGGAAATTTTTTCGTTGGAAGGCAGCGCCTGAGCGTATATCTCCACATCACTTTCAATCAAAACCTTGATCTGTTCTCTTTCACGCTCATCCAGATAAACCGCCTTAGTCAGCAGCGTTTTTGAATCCGTAAAATTTATAAGACCCAGATTCACCGGGGGCAGTTTCGGCGCCGGCAGCCGTGAGCCGAGAAGACATCCGTAGAAACGGCTGAGCATGTCCACTGACTGCAAAAGAATAAAAAACCTCTTGGAAGACGCGCTTATCTCCGTCCAGCGCGCGGCAGCCTCTGTAATAGACAAAACCTCCAGATCGATCTCCGGCGGCAGCGCGAATCTCAGTATTTTCTTTTCAAAAGGGCTTTCTCGTATAAAATCATCTATAATCAGCACCTCGTCTGCCATTATGAGTTTCAGCCAGCCCTCCACTATCTGGCCGTGGATGAGCCTTGAATCAATCCTCAGCGACTTTATCAATTCTCCTCCTTGCGTTCATTGCGGGCAGAGGCGGGAACTTCCGAGAACTTAGCGCAGACATTTTCTATGGAATCCCTGGCCGCCTTAATAACATCGGCGCATAATTCATCCGGCGGCATTTTTTCTTTTTTGATCATGATCTCTATCAGCATCGGAAGGTTCACCCCGGATATTATCCACACGTTGTTTTCCGCGATAAAATGACAGGCGCAGTTGCAGGGCGAGCCGCCGAGAAAATCCGTGAGGATGAAAATATTGTCCCCCTTGTGCCTGTCCAGAATTTTGCCTAAGCCCACCACAAGTTCGCCCGTAGATTGCTGACGTTTAAACTCCAGGGCATACACACCCTCCACGGGGCCCAGCAGATCCTCGGCGCTTTTTAAAAAATGCGAGGCCAGGTCACCGTGCGCGGCTATAATCACTCTCACCATATACGCTGCCCCGTGTCGCGGTGAAAAATTTTGACTTCATATTTTCCATCAAGCTTTTTTTTCAGATCCCCTGCGAAAACAACCGACCTGTGCCGGCCGCCCGTACAACCCGTCCCTATCGTCAGGAAAGCTTTTCCCGTTTTCTTATACGCTGGAATTATGAGTTTCAAAAAACGCGCCGCGGAATTAAGCGATTTGCCGTACAGCGGATCTTTCCTGACGAATGACGCCACCCGGGCGGAACGCCCCGTCAGGGAACGCAAGCGCGGG from Candidatus Omnitrophota bacterium encodes the following:
- a CDS encoding PTS sugar transporter subunit IIB codes for the protein MIKSLRIDSRLIHGQIVEGWLKLIMADEVLIIDDFIRESPFEKKILRFALPPEIDLEVLSITEAAARWTEISASSKRFFILLQSVDMLSRFYGCLLGSRLPAPKLPPVNLGLINFTDSKTLLTKAVYLDEREREQIKVLIESDVEIYAQALPSNEKISIAALLEGGNVKAPGNTDE
- a CDS encoding PTS sugar transporter subunit IIA, which produces MVRVIIAAHGDLASHFLKSAEDLLGPVEGVYALEFKRQQSTGELVVGLGKILDRHKGDNIFILTDFLGGSPCNCACHFIAENNVWIISGVNLPMLIEIMIKKEKMPPDELCADVIKAARDSIENVCAKFSEVPASARNERKEEN